The following DNA comes from Augochlora pura isolate Apur16 chromosome 6, APUR_v2.2.1, whole genome shotgun sequence.
AATAAGTCCAACTACTTAATGTAAATGAACATAGTATAAGCTGTGATTTTAGAATTCTAAAGACGATGactaaatttcaaatttgtttgACAGTATTGTTGAATACATGTACTATCCAGGTTACGACGAAAACTTAAGAAATTTGTTAGCAGTTAAGGAATAAGACAGTGTTGACTAGGTAAAAtgcatttcttttcttcgaaCAAATCAGTCTAATAGACAATGGGCTTGGCCCGGCTATTTGGCAGTGGAACTATGCGGTCAAATTTTCTTACCGAAGTTTGCTCTATTTCACGaaaattttcaagttattcAACAGTGAAATTTCCAGCGAAACAGATCTGCCACTTTGGGGAACACTGCCAGGCCCTTTACACGGCTATTGGCAAACagtaaagaaaaatcgtctgTAGACTAAAATGCGGCCATTTTGATGTGTGCCTCTCGGCCACCGTCTCTCATCCCTTCCAAAGGACATCTTATACtttccgatttttttaaaagtccAAGATATCGATACTGATTATCGATACtctcgattatttaaatcaaaaaTTGGTCAACGTTAACATTGTGCTTCGACATAATGTTGTGAAacatattgatatattatttgtcaTTTGTATACATGTAAAATTTAGGCCGTTTTACATACCatcttttgaaataaataagatgaTATTTAAGGTGATTGTTGTcctttataaacaattttcaaggaACAAAGTGAATTACGacacatatgtatgtattatttttatgttatagaaataaaatttaatcgtcAACGTCCGAGAACATATACAGATATGTACACATGTACTTCCAAAATATTAGCGAAATCTAATGTATAAGTAGTGTAATCAAAAGTTTATACGTTAAAactcaaatataaaaataactttattgtataataacccaataacgataattaaaatatttacgaaattaaacgatttttcaatCTTTCGGTATTTGGTAATGTAATAGTTCCCTCAAAGAATATTGCTTGTTTTATTCAGGCAACTTATGATATAactgtatatgtacataatatttaatcatatatatatatatatgtaaactATTATGTATTACATACATTTATCACGGCTGCGATCATTATGTCCCCACTGTACCTAAACTTTGACATCTTAAATAGATAGCCgaattatagattatttttataaattcgtatGTAAAACCTATCACGATAACTATTTGttgtattacatataaataaaattatatggtTTGTTCAagctttaaatataaagtttaagATCtgattggaattatttttggtATGAGAGTTTTGTTAGTCATCATTTATGTTATACCaactattaattctttttcttcttctttcttaaaTGAAACTACTGTTAACGTTATCTACTCATGTCAGAATTGACACAAAGctaaagaattgaaattaaaatactaaaaacaaACATAAcccaaaaatattatttgtactgAACAAATGGCCTATTAAGATTTGAGTACTTCATAACTgctaatcaatttatttatgtacatgtctacatatatttattccattgttattcatttattttaacttgttCTATAATTAACTTACTACCAACTatcaatcattaaaaatataacacagGGAAATAACAAACTACAAAATGATGTGTCAATtgtcttttcatttattttttttaaagattatcTGCTATGtactttgttttaaaatataaacgtaaaaATGGAACAATCATTTCAATATGAATTTCCTTAGTAGTAACCATCGATACGTATCTATTTACAATGGTATATGTACAATAACGCACACAGTAGCAATATAAGTCTaatgaaagaataataaattaaatgtattttaaacaatatgaTAAACATATATGCAACACcggtacaataaataataatttgaaataaaatttaaaacaaattagaGATACTTgctaaaaaagaattgtattCTTAATTTAGCAGAGTATGGAgtacaaaaagaattttaaacacATTAACTAGTGATATCATATTAAAACTTATAGTTCAAATTTGTCTCTGTATGAAAAAGTACTAAATATATCGAattcttttatgaaaaaaattataaatactctttgtacatttacaaaatacacTGACCCAATAAAAGTATTACATATAGAGTTCCCTATTCTCCCCACACTTTTTTGGCAACTATCTTTGCTCGATTTCTGTGGATAAATAgagctataataaataaattacagttgATGTAACAAAAGTttgataaatgtgttaaattttccatcatattttctctctcttattatctattaattcaTCATAGAATCGCACTTTGTGTTATGTTCATTCAactttcttattaatttctctttggAGCCAATAAGCGTCTAGCATCATTGTCTCTGAGACTCAGCTAAGCtcctttattataaaataatttattaaacgtttaacgattttaattcaataaatactatttgaTATACAATTTCGCTACTAAATTTACAAAGAGCagaatatagatatatttagtGTCCCTGTAAAAAAAGTTCAGGTTGATTATCTTACTTGAATgttgtttaaatacaaaagaGCCGGTGATCACGAgttttgatataaaaatgcatcaaCAAGTAATTGAGgcaatgcataaaaatcagttTTATGGAAAAACTGATGTTAGAAAGTCTTTAGAAATGGCccctttatatttaaatctgactaatttataatctaaTGGTGAAGATGATAtgttgcaatttattaatctcGCTCCGAGGCTTTCtctatttatacaaaatcgataataaaatgaatatggAACAGATGAAATACGCTTTGACGAATGTGTGTGTGATCATGCACAATGTATGTACGATCTGTTTAATCAATCGATGCATGCGTAAGATAATCTTCCTGATCATTGAAGTTAGGACAGTCTACATAATATTTGGTCAAATCACTATCACTTCTTATATAGATTGTAACAAGTGACtttgacattattaattatttatataaatcattgCTATcgctgtatatctttttttaacccacttctatttaatattgaacaaCATCTgtctattcttttttaaattgagctcataataaatgtacaattttcaTATGACATAGATATTGGAAAATCATTGTAAAAACATCTTtaagattgtaaaaatattgtaaaaacatttttacaagttacgaaaaatgttattttcgtaattacttttattagaaagtataatattcgGATGCAATGTTATGAGCTTAACGATGAAGCGatttgaaatgatttaatgTAAAGACTGTTATTGAAGtgggttaaaaataaatataatgtccTTTCGCACTAATTTTCAATAGCATTAGGCACTGTCAACCCTTCATTGAAGATTCTTCAATAAGTTCAACTCTATAAGGTAAcgttgaatataaaaattagctTTCGCTTGTTATGATAATTTTCATACGTTAAAAGCCAACGTGTCATCATGTGCATCGAATTTCGTAAAAGAAGATTCATTACGACAAAAACAGTTCCATTTTGCAgggtattttaatttagcgAATTACATGATAAAATATAGCGTATGTTCTTCCTACttacaaaatgtaaatttttacaatcctTTAAAACAAAAGATATGTATTCAACTTTTAAAGACTCGCACCGAAGCGCCTTTTCATGTGATTATAAAACTTAAGACTTCAATTTGGCTTTACACTACTAACaacatatataacaaaatgtttaGAGCGTATTATGTGTTGATAAATTTATCTCTTGATCTGTATTCTAGATCACAACAACGTGTATACgcgaaaaattttacaaaaggaaaagaaagaacgagGCATGGTCAAAGAAAATACATTGTCGATGTGATTTTGTctgttttttaaacattaagaTACTCGATTGTGCAGCTGGTAGAATTGTGCTATTCGCTTAATATTGTACTTTCTCAGGGCactatatttatctaaatttccTTAAAATGTAGACAAACTTGGAAGTTAGACtataattgctaattattacacaacaaatacattttaaatcaAAGAGCATCGCGGATGCCTGCATCCGAGATTCAGAGAGTTTCTAAGAGTCATATctctaacgaaaaacaatctgatgttattttttacaaacgGTGTACTATGTTTTCGTTACtagaattaaatacaattatttaaaaactgtagCGTTTCACGACTTAcagtaacaatataataagaagaataagaataataataagaagaataagaataatggtaataatgatgatggtgatgataatgataataataataatagtaataatagttgtaataatgataatgaattaaacttctaattaaaatgttagACAATGAGAAAgctcaaaatattaaatttcgaatatttgttGAATGAATCCAAACAATTCTCTCGCACAGATTAATGAGAATCGAatacatttatgtatttactGAATTAACGATGACAAGACTTTATTGTCGCAACATATATAATCGATTGAAAAAACATATTTCTACCAACTGTACAGTCACAAAGATgagaaacaaaacgaaaatcaaagaaaaaggagTATGAGAGTCATATCTCATTGGTTGACATCCAGAATGCTATTTGTTTTCGTTagatttatcaattattatcacTTCGCGCGCCTTGGCAACATACACCCTTAAACGCTAAACACGCTTTTATCGCTTTACAGATGTACGAATTGCTTGATGGGTCAGCTTGTGTCTTATTTGAGACACATTCCCGTATCGTTCGTTCGACTCTTTAGTCTTTTCAGCTTTTTTCTGGTTACTCGAGTAATGCCCAAATTATGCAATTGACCCTTAGCTTATTTTTGTGGCACCATTGTGATTCACCTTGTGGTTTACAGTCCAGCTATCCTCTTGTAcggtttttaaatattcttctagCAACGATGCCAAATTACGTCTTTTAAATCGTAATGATTCTTTCACGATATCTCGCAAAAACGCAAGTCGTATATCTAGAGTCCCTTGAATTTGGTGTAAGTGTGAAAATAGTGTTGCGTAATCTGAAACGAAATCAGCAAATATTACCAAtgatcgatttttcattttaatgtttCCGATATTGTTACCAATGTATACTCTGCACACGTGGaggtaacaataatattcataaaatatatatatcaactTACTTGTACCTCTTCTCCGTACTTCTTTATATACAAGCTCTCGAACAGACAAGTTATGTTTTCTAATGTCTTCCAATTCTTTCTTCGTCAAAACTTTGTCCTTCTCCACCTTTGGTTCGCGCTTCTCCTCGACGTGATTGGTCAACCTATCGTCAACCGAGTTTTCAGGTTTCACACTGTTATCAACACAGTCATTCAGAGGTAGTTTATTACACTCGTTTTTGACATTGTCCGTTTTCTCTGGTTTGATTTCATTCTTTGGGGCGTCAACGTTGTTAACTACCGGCATCAGAATCGGTGGTGTGTCCATGTGGTTGTTGATGTGTTCTACTGGGATCGGTTCAAATACTGGTATCGTCGGCATTTCTGCAAGGCCGTTAACCAATTTCTCCGATGAATTTACTGTTAATACGTTCGATATATTTGGTGTGCTGGAGTTCACTGTGGTCAATGGAGTTTGATTCTGATCAGCGGCGGCTGGAGTCACTTGGTTCTTTGTATCGTCAACCCAAGGAATTGGCGAACTCGGAGGTGTATTAGTCGGTGTATAAGTTGGCGTATACGATGGTCTTCGTATAATAACATCCTTGGGAATTGGACCCGGCTTTCGTTTATTTGGCGGTGGTTTCGAAGCTAACGATCCTCCTCCATCCGAAGCTGGCAGCGAACGTTTCAGACCGCCCTTCGAAGTCGATGATGTCGCTCCAACCATATCAATATCCGCTTCGTCTACCATCATTCTTTTATCTATCTTGAAAGGATTACCTAAAATACAACGACACCGAATAAAGCACTGATTTCactttttgattttaatttattcaactttgggtttttcaaataattaccGAACATATGCTGCCTCACTGGAAcactttctatctctcttaaaGGTGGAGTCATACGCTTCAAATATTCCTGATAGTTTCCCATTTGTGCTAGAGGCATCGAGTGAACATAATCGTCATCGAGCAATTTTGTGTGCAACAATCCAGGTTGTAAAAAGTTGGCACGCATTCTAACGACTTGGTCCAAAAGGGATTTCCGGGGTACATCGAATGCGTTTCGATAACTGTGTGCGCCATGCTGTTGATTTCGAACTAATCCAACTACAAATCCACCAAACTCATTCAGTTGATCCCTCAGTCCTGTAAACTTATCTTGCAATAACGGATGTGATACCTATCATGacgaaaaatatagtattagtATCTCCAAAATTGATGATGGTATGAAgttatgataattttttaagcagTTACCAAATCTTTCTTGAGTGGAGTTCTTGGAATAACTCTTACTCCATCCGTTACTGTTTTTGTACTACCAGTAACTAGATTCTTCGTCATAATTGCAGTTGCGAGTTGTTTAGTGAGAACTTCGTTGCATAGTctatcgaattcaattttcgcTTGATTCtttaatcgttttaaataattcaaaacgCTATAGGACAATGAATTGTCCATATTATCAGGAATTAATGTTTGTGCCAATGGCGCTGGTGCACCCATTCTAGTTAAAGCCCTTCTGAGAGACTGAAATTAAGACATTCACAATAGTAATAAAACGCATCAAAACAAgcacataatatattattttaaaatcaattacataCCGCTGCATAGTATGTCGGCATAGTTCTCATATAATTCTGAAATTGAGTTCTCCATTCGTTCGTTGGTTTCAATCTGTGAACCTTGAACAGCTCCTCTAACAAAGGCAAGAGCACCGGATAATTATAGGGCATAACAAACAAATTCACGCATGTTAAGTTCGTGCTTGCTTTTAAGTATCCAAATGGATGACCCACGTCGCTAGATTTATAAGAATTGGCTACAAAAACTTGCCAACAAATTGTTGGCTGCTTTCTAGCTAAAATGTATTGTGTTAACGGACTCGGTTCTAACTCGTATTTATCGAATGGAAGATTTTCTATCACCATGGGCTCTTGACTGGTACAAGTAAACTTTACGTTTGGATGTGCTGATCTAGGAGGCAGAGAACTAGCACTCAGATCAGGCCAAAAACTTTCGGGAATCGGCCAAAATCCCACTGCAAAACCTTTTTGTGCCGATCGTGGAACGTAAATGAGTCTTCTACAAGAATGCCATGTCGGATTTCCAGGTACCATCGGATTAGGCGGATATTGCGCTCGATTTCCATTCGCCGTACCATTTTCCTCCTCATTTTCGTCGTCTTCCGCATGTTGTGCTTCATTTGTCAAAGGCGGAGGATCTGGTCCGATTTTCTCAAAATTGATCACTACTCCAGATTGAACCTTTTGTACCAAAGAGTCTATGCATTGCATCATCATTCTAAACGATGTTATACAATATGAACGACctataaacaataaagaatatcCAATTGTTAATTTCTGTCCATAGTAGAATGTACAGAACCATGTTGTAGATGTATTATTCGTACCTCCGGTAACTTCGCACATAACATCTATAGGAGACGAGTCGTTTGCAACTATTCCAATATCTCTTTCAACAGCTGGTGTTCCAGAAAGGCGTAATACCaaagaaaataatctttgGTCCCACCTGAATGGCTCCTTTGTCAGTTCTGATCCAGGTATAGGAGAATGCATAGGCAATGTAAactgttaacaataaattcagcAGTTACcatatgattttattaattaagcttgataaacttatattttaatgctaCTTCTTAAATGCTTACATCCTGATTCACTCCACTGTTAGTCGTATATTTTCCTCCATCTGTAATTACAACGATTACCGATGGTTCCAGATAAAAGGGACATCTTCCTTGACCATATGTGTCTATGCCAGTCTGCATACGATTTATGTTTAAAACGTCTAAAGCATGTTTTAAAGCAGCCCCCAGTGTTGTCAATCCGACGCATTGTAAATTCTTAAGCTCGTTCATAAACGTCGCCAAATTTTCTTTCCAACCAGCctagaataaagaaaatatattttcagttGTTCAAGCATAATTTCTTGGAATTACTTCATTGTTACAATTGTAAATTTGTTACTGatagaatgaaaaatgatgATACAGCTAATGGATCAAGAAAGAGTTAGTTTACTTTTGCTACTGAAGTTGTGAAATAATGGAGAAATAAGAAAGATCTTTACGCaacattaaacattaaaacaacGAAGAATAGCCATGAAAAATTTGCAGGCGTGATCATCTATTGCatcaacaatttctttagCTTAGTTTCATTGGCTTTCCACAGTAATTCTTCATTGTGTCAGAGCTTGGTGTCGCGTAGACACTCTTTCTACTTCCCTACCATTATTTGACAGGCGACAGTACCTGAATCGTTTTAACAACATTTAACTGTGACTCCTTCTTGAGCCACAAGCCTGATCACCATACTCAGTCCTGAAAAGTGAAAACAAATTAGAGATCTGGCATAAAGTATTTTCAAcagaaataatatgaaaactTTTAAAAAGATGATAAAGATATTTGCCAACATGTGACTAAAAAGATTACCTGATTGGAAAAAATGATGAAGGAAAACTATGatgtatacaatattgttAACTTAACAGTTGGTCAAAACCagataaaatttcgaatacaaattctagtaatattacattaaatgaCAAATGCTTGAGACGATTCACCTTGAATAGGAGATGAAAATCAACTGCTAAAACAtagattaatattgtaatttcaacaaattctataatcttttaattctcatatacagaaatttattagtattttgtaaataacacCTATGTATAGACATATATCAAATGTAACTGCCTCGTATAAtcataacaatataaataaatgctgtACAATCGATTGTAGTGGACCAATgttgaatataaaacaatctaAGTAcaattaactatttaaaagGTATAGCTCACCCAAGCCTGTGGCTAATATGATATAGAGTATGTGTATGCCCgtatgtgtgcgcgcgcgctcgttttcATGCATCTGTGAAGGAGACACAGAAAGAAGAGggaaagaaatggaaaatatcacggaaaagagaagaaagaaagaaaaggacgATAAGTGTGAAAAGCAATGATGTAGTGAAATGGTAGGGAAAACATACCTTGATGTTCTGAGGCGGATCTTCGAAGGTCAATAGCATGTAACGATCTCCACGACTTTCCGGTGATCTCTGCCTCACCTGAAAGAGAATAATTGCAAGGTTGAGAAAAAGATTGACGACAATAGAACCAATGTAACTTAGAGTACTTATCCACGTTGCTCTCTCCAAGACGAGGATGGCACGAGTCGACGAGGACAATAACAACATCGACAACGACTATGATCACGATCACGACCACGATCACATCACGACAACGACGACTCGGCCTAACCCATGaccgggagagagagccgggaaAGCTGTGTGACTAGCGTACCTTTACGAAAGTCTCTACGGCGCTCTTGGCTACGTCCAAAAGCGTGGGTCGCCCGCCCAAATATGCCCTCTGATTCATGGAGGCCGACGTGTCGATCAAAAAGACTATTATGGTCATCTTCGCGAGGCAAACCCGCTCGTTCTCTCGAGGTCGTAACTGCGGCCCGAGACCTCCCGTAGTCAGAACTAGCTAGCTAACAGCCCTACGACGGCGTGGCGCATAGCTGCTTCGACCATTGAACGCTCTCCCGAATACGCTCTCCGAAAAACTTCTTTTATCGTAACAGCGCCCGCTTCGCTCTTACTCTCTTttgatctctttctctttcttttcgtttctatctctctctttccctcttcctatacatatacacacacacacgcacacacatacatatatgtaagtATATagttatgtatgtatatatattgtatatatatatacatgtgcgcgtgtatatatatttatgtaattaatatatatatctatatatatgagaacgtctctttttctctttccctctacACCGAACCGAATCTACTGTTACTACTGTCGCGCAGCTCTGGTGCACGAATGTGGCTGGTGTAGAGCAGCGCAGGATAGCAGCTGAAACGCAGCCACGAGATCGCGGAATCGTCGTGAGTCGGACAGGTCCGTATGCCAGCCTGCCCGCTTCTTCTCTTAGATCGCTTCCCTCTCTTCTCAACGTATTCCAGGCCCTACCTttacgtctctctctcctctctctctcttccctcaCGTGCCACGGAtatcttttctctcttcctcctctaGAATTTCTATCCTTCTTGATCTTTCATCTCTTTCCTTACCGTctcttttccctttctctctttctctttcactagTCCCCTCTTTCTTTGTTACAACGCAGCGGGAGCAAAACTCGACCTTCTCTCTCCGGTGACTGGTTTGTCTCTGTTGACGACACTCTCGTTCGCTCTGCTCGTGGTTGCACTGCGTCGCAAAACACGTGACCGACAGACACTTCTTCCCATTGGCGATCCCCCCACCGTAGAAACTTTTGTCATTGCTCGTCCGAAAAGCATCACACATGATCACACATTTTTGCGTTGTGTGAGTGCGTGTCAGCGCTGTTTACTCCGAACCGAATAGTTGGTCGGTTTTACAGATTGTACGTTCTTGTGGTCGGGTCTCCCTGACCCTTAAGAAATTACATTACGActcgatgtttttttaaacacgttattttatttcctacTTGATCAAACGTAACATTCACATTTCAAAGAGCGTGTTAATGGTAATGGTTAGCGATCTAAAGAAATTCCCAACTACGAAATAGATGAACACATGCCTCATTACACAGTGGTCCAAATCTTGAATTTGCACTTCAAgtttaactttaataattacgcATTTCCCATGTTTAAATTGGAAATCAATGCATTacatcaattataattttgttgactATTAAGTTTGAAGAAACTATAAAAGCATTGCAATGAATTATCATATCAATTTTCTACGTGCCAGTAATAAAAacgtacatatgtatgtaagTGTATagaacgataattaatttaaactgttattattactttgaCGTTATTATGTGTTCATATTAccacgaataaaaagaaaaaatacgtTGTTTTCATAACTTattgctaataaaatttaccTAACCTTCATCGTGGAAAGTGAGATCTTTTGTTATGTTTGTTAAAGCGATGCACATAGaacaaaaatgagaaaatatatCTCTAATTTGTAATCTACttaagttaaattataatatttgttaataagaTCTTGTGGTATCTTGAATATATCTTTGTGTGTTATCTTGTTTAACATTACTATCCTATGTACAAACTTAATGTTTGCATAACATATGtaactgaaaatattaccACAATTAATTGGGCTGCTGTTTCATCGAATGGAATAAAAACATGTTCGGATGATTAATTTACACTTTACATAGACTTTTTGACATTAatcttttcataaaaattatattaatagacaGATTCGTGAAAATAATCAATGAGAAAATTTCGTGACAATTTAAACACAGGTTACCGATTTTAAATTCTGCATCAGTCGTGTTTGAATTAACAGTTTACAAGCATACTTATTCACTACATTGGTAACACATATTACAAAGTAATCCATCCTACTATAGAATCCCAACAACTTTCTGTCACATTTTAATGAGCAGTAACGTAATTTATTactcatttataaaattctgctcCAATGATCGTTAATGTTATGCtttaacaattgttatttacCATGTATTCAATTAgtctttgatttttttatcagtatataataatacaaataataaaaaaaatagaagtacGTTGCGCCATCCATGTAAAAGTGTTGGAAGTAAGCGTCAATTAATCTCTCAGTATTGTCACAAGATAGCGCACCATCTTGTTTCTTTCGGAATTTCGTTGGACCGAATGGATTCTTTGACAACcaatatctattaatttctataaacaatattgtaGATAAGAAATCGATTCAGTAcgacttttaaaaatactttatatacTATTTGATATTACTTTTCCATCGCTTTGTATAAAGATTGAATAGGctgtaattctaaattacaaattctagAATCACTCATGttttacaaattgaaaattgcgtAGTTTAGGTTTGAAAAAGGTTGTATCAAAACTGtagaacaaattattaatgtttattatacaGACTGATATAATCTATTTTacgttcaaataaaatacaggcAATAGAAGACATCTTAATTTTTAAGCTATAATAGAACATGGATGAATCGAATACGTCGAAGCGAAGAAAGTTATCGGACCTGGCTACAAAATTTATGGAG
Coding sequences within:
- the Ints6 gene encoding integrator complex subunit 6 isoform X3 translates to MNELKNLQCVGLTTLGAALKHALDVLNINRMQTGIDTYGQGRCPFYLEPSVIVVITDGGKYTTNSGVNQDFTLPMHSPIPGSELTKEPFRWDQRLFSLVLRLSGTPAVERDIGIVANDSSPIDVMCEVTGGRSYCITSFRMMMQCIDSLVQKVQSGVVINFEKIGPDPPPLTNEAQHAEDDENEEENGTANGNRAQYPPNPMVPGNPTWHSCRRLIYVPRSAQKGFAVGFWPIPESFWPDLSASSLPPRSAHPNVKFTCTSQEPMVIENLPFDKYELEPSPLTQYILARKQPTICWQVFVANSYKSSDVGHPFGYLKASTNLTCVNLFVMPYNYPVLLPLLEELFKVHRLKPTNEWRTQFQNYMRTMPTYYAASLRRALTRMGAPAPLAQTLIPDNMDNSLSYSVLNYLKRLKNQAKIEFDRLCNEVLTKQLATAIMTKNLVTGSTKTVTDGVRVIPRTPLKKDLVSHPLLQDKFTGLRDQLNEFGGFVVGLVRNQQHGAHSYRNAFDVPRKSLLDQVVRMRANFLQPGLLHTKLLDDDYVHSMPLAQMGNYQEYLKRMTPPLREIESVPVRQHMFGNPFKIDKRMMVDEADIDMVGATSSTSKGGLKRSLPASDGGGSLASKPPPNKRKPGPIPKDVIIRRPSYTPTYTPTNTPPSSPIPWVDDTKNQVTPAAADQNQTPLTTVNSSTPNISNVLTVNSSEKLVNGLAEMPTIPVFEPIPVEHINNHMDTPPILMPVVNNVDAPKNEIKPEKTDNVKNECNKLPLNDCVDNSVKPENSVDDRLTNHVEEKREPKVEKDKVLTKKELEDIRKHNLSVRELVYKEVRRRGTNYATLFSHLHQIQGTLDIRLAFLRDIVKESLRFKRRNLASLLEEYLKTVQEDSWTVNHKVNHNGATKIS
- the Ints6 gene encoding integrator complex subunit 6 isoform X1; this encodes MLLLSSSTRAILVLERATWISTLSYIGSIVVNLFLNLAIILFQVRQRSPESRGDRYMLLTFEDPPQNIKAGWKENLATFMNELKNLQCVGLTTLGAALKHALDVLNINRMQTGIDTYGQGRCPFYLEPSVIVVITDGGKYTTNSGVNQDFTLPMHSPIPGSELTKEPFRWDQRLFSLVLRLSGTPAVERDIGIVANDSSPIDVMCEVTGGRSYCITSFRMMMQCIDSLVQKVQSGVVINFEKIGPDPPPLTNEAQHAEDDENEEENGTANGNRAQYPPNPMVPGNPTWHSCRRLIYVPRSAQKGFAVGFWPIPESFWPDLSASSLPPRSAHPNVKFTCTSQEPMVIENLPFDKYELEPSPLTQYILARKQPTICWQVFVANSYKSSDVGHPFGYLKASTNLTCVNLFVMPYNYPVLLPLLEELFKVHRLKPTNEWRTQFQNYMRTMPTYYAASLRRALTRMGAPAPLAQTLIPDNMDNSLSYSVLNYLKRLKNQAKIEFDRLCNEVLTKQLATAIMTKNLVTGSTKTVTDGVRVIPRTPLKKDLVSHPLLQDKFTGLRDQLNEFGGFVVGLVRNQQHGAHSYRNAFDVPRKSLLDQVVRMRANFLQPGLLHTKLLDDDYVHSMPLAQMGNYQEYLKRMTPPLREIESVPVRQHMFGNPFKIDKRMMVDEADIDMVGATSSTSKGGLKRSLPASDGGGSLASKPPPNKRKPGPIPKDVIIRRPSYTPTYTPTNTPPSSPIPWVDDTKNQVTPAAADQNQTPLTTVNSSTPNISNVLTVNSSEKLVNGLAEMPTIPVFEPIPVEHINNHMDTPPILMPVVNNVDAPKNEIKPEKTDNVKNECNKLPLNDCVDNSVKPENSVDDRLTNHVEEKREPKVEKDKVLTKKELEDIRKHNLSVRELVYKEVRRRGTNYATLFSHLHQIQGTLDIRLAFLRDIVKESLRFKRRNLASLLEEYLKTVQEDSWTVNHKVNHNGATKIS
- the Ints6 gene encoding integrator complex subunit 6 isoform X2 gives rise to the protein MTIIVFLIDTSASMNQRAYLGGRPTLLDVAKSAVETFVKVRQRSPESRGDRYMLLTFEDPPQNIKAGWKENLATFMNELKNLQCVGLTTLGAALKHALDVLNINRMQTGIDTYGQGRCPFYLEPSVIVVITDGGKYTTNSGVNQDFTLPMHSPIPGSELTKEPFRWDQRLFSLVLRLSGTPAVERDIGIVANDSSPIDVMCEVTGGRSYCITSFRMMMQCIDSLVQKVQSGVVINFEKIGPDPPPLTNEAQHAEDDENEEENGTANGNRAQYPPNPMVPGNPTWHSCRRLIYVPRSAQKGFAVGFWPIPESFWPDLSASSLPPRSAHPNVKFTCTSQEPMVIENLPFDKYELEPSPLTQYILARKQPTICWQVFVANSYKSSDVGHPFGYLKASTNLTCVNLFVMPYNYPVLLPLLEELFKVHRLKPTNEWRTQFQNYMRTMPTYYAASLRRALTRMGAPAPLAQTLIPDNMDNSLSYSVLNYLKRLKNQAKIEFDRLCNEVLTKQLATAIMTKNLVTGSTKTVTDGVRVIPRTPLKKDLVSHPLLQDKFTGLRDQLNEFGGFVVGLVRNQQHGAHSYRNAFDVPRKSLLDQVVRMRANFLQPGLLHTKLLDDDYVHSMPLAQMGNYQEYLKRMTPPLREIESVPVRQHMFGNPFKIDKRMMVDEADIDMVGATSSTSKGGLKRSLPASDGGGSLASKPPPNKRKPGPIPKDVIIRRPSYTPTYTPTNTPPSSPIPWVDDTKNQVTPAAADQNQTPLTTVNSSTPNISNVLTVNSSEKLVNGLAEMPTIPVFEPIPVEHINNHMDTPPILMPVVNNVDAPKNEIKPEKTDNVKNECNKLPLNDCVDNSVKPENSVDDRLTNHVEEKREPKVEKDKVLTKKELEDIRKHNLSVRELVYKEVRRRGTNYATLFSHLHQIQGTLDIRLAFLRDIVKESLRFKRRNLASLLEEYLKTVQEDSWTVNHKVNHNGATKIS